The sequence AAATTGTtgtagccctattgaagtcaatactgCTATGACAGTTGCACTAGCTGAGGATTTATCCCATTGTTTTTGTAAGGTGAGTCTGTGACCCATATTGCTTGCAAGTCTTCCTTTAAATTAAGTTTGCTGAGGAGAATTCGGTGAAAGAGCCAAAAACCAAACCCATACCTGCTCAAATACAATCACATTCACAGGTTGCCATAACATGACTGCATAAACTACATGAGACCTATAAACATGATggttgcatttcatttttttttttttgtcatggcTGAATTTTTATATTCAACTTTAGTGAAATATTTGAAACTCTTGCTCCTGTACCCTGCccagctcagaaaaaaaaaaatattacatggTGGGAAATGAGAGACTTCAAAAAACGAATAGTGTGAGATACAGCCTTTACCTTTCAGGTTTTTTCAAATATAGTCCAGTTTGGTCATGACAACTATCTGGTATCTGTGTGGCttttatggggaaaaaagttCATAATCtcaatccagttcctagtggacaggtaTGTCTGTCCCAAAAACATCTTCAACATTGGCCTTAAATTAGTGCATTTTAAGAGTGCAGGCTCGCTAAGGCATGTTGTCAGCTTGCAGTGGCACCACCTGGGCTGTCGGCAGTAGGTGGATAGACAGCTTCATTCTTCGGAGTTTGTCAACCCAATATCTTTCACTGATActaaaaatagcttttaaaaattgcTACCAGAGGTATTTCAGTCTGTGAAAGGAAATACTGTAATTGGAGTTGGCAAGACGTGACACATCTGTCTTTTTATGTCTTTTTTATATCTTTACAAAAGACAATGACTTTAAATTTGTACTATGGCTctaaaatcttttttcttttgtcttgcAAGGTTAAAGCAGTGGAGACTTCTGTAAGACATGGATAGATGCAAACATGTTGGGCGGCTACGACTCGCCCAGGACCATTCTATCCTGAATCCCCAGAAGTGGCACTGCAAGGACTGCAACACCACGGAGTCTATATGGGCTTGTCTGAAATGCTCCCACGTGGCCTGTGGAAGATACATTGAGGAACATGCACTTAAACACTTTGAAGAGACCAAGCATCCCTTGGCTATGGAAGTTAATGATCTGTATGTGTTTTGTTACCTTTGTGAAGACTATGTCTTGAATGATAATCCTGAGGGTGATTTGAAATTGTTAAGAAGCTCTCTGTCTGCTATTAGAAGTCAGAAGCATGATCCATCAGCAAGAAGTGGGAGGACATTGCGATCAATGGCTTTGGGGGAGGATGTGTATAGCCATCAAAGGACCCCTCAGGGACAGCCTCAGATGCTCACTGCTCTCTGGCACAGGCGCCAATCTTTGCTAGCAAAAGCACTGCGGACCTGGTTTGATAAGAGTTCTAGAGGCCGGCTAAAActagaacaaaagaaacaaatggaGGAACTGGAGAGAAAGAAGGAAGCAGCCAGGCAGAGGCGGCAAGAGATGAAACGGCGACTTTTGGAGGAACTGGCAAACACTCCTCCTAGAAAGAGTGCGAGACTTCTGTCTCACGTTCACAGAGAGAATCTGATTCCAAGGAAGTTTAGAGAGATGGCAGCAAGTTCCCCTACCTCAAGGCGAGTGCAGAGCAGCAGATTCAGACAGTTTTATTCCATCCGGCGTAAGCCCCTAATGACTCCTGGTGTGACTGGCTTAAGGAATCTGGGAAACACATGCTACATGAACTCAATCCTTCAAGTGCTAAGTCACCTCCAGAAGTTCAGAGAATGTTTTTTGACACTTGACCTCTGTGAAACTGAAGAACTCTTAGCCAAAACCGTGAATGGAAAGGCTAGAATGTCTGGCAAGTTGGCAAATGGATCTGCTGCTAACGAGTCAGGGAGGAATGATAAAATGGGGTCATATGGCAGGCAAAGCTTGCCAGCTGGCTTAAACGGTGGGTCCTCAATAAGCAGGAGTTTAGAACTAATACAGCCCAAGGAACCGAGTTCAAAGCACATTTCTCTCTGTCATGAACTGCACACCCTCTTCAGAGTCATGTGGTCTGGGAAGTGGGCATTAGTGTCTCCATTTGCCATGCTGCACTCCGTGTGGAGTTTGATTCCAGCATTTCGAGGTTACGATCAGCAGGACGCTCAGGAATTTCTCTGTGAGCTGTTGGACAAAGTGCAGCAGGAGCTGGAGTCGGAAGGAACGAAGCGCCGGATCCTCATCCCTTTCTCACAGAGGAAGCTCACCAAGCAGGTCCTGAAGGTGGTGAACACCATTTTTCACGGGCAGCTGCTCAGTCAGGTATGCACATAGCTCGTCACTGAAACCAGCTGCTGCTTTCAGTGCCAGGGAGCAGAGGTTCTGTTTTCTGTGGAACCAGTGGATACTCAACAGGACTTAGGTAGGTGACCCTAATGAAGATGGAATTTATTACAGCACTGTAGTAGAGCTGTTAGGGGGTCTGTTGGCATTTCCAGCATATAACCCATATCTAAAGGTATCAGAACTTAGCTATATTTTATCACTTTAAGATGACAGTTGCACACAGGATAGACAAGTCCTCAGCCCTAGTGCAAGGTGGGTTTTGTTTTACACAATATCTTTATACttaatttagggtttttttgttcatttgtttgtttgttctttttctgtGCTCAAAAAAAGGGGAGGGTAGGTGTGGGGAGAGGTCCAGAGAATCCAGTCTTCGTGTCTCATAAAGAATAAAGTtggttttaaaatgaatatttgcaGTCATTTTGAGACTGATCgtgagaggggctgagcacccataaCTCTTGTTGTTTTCTGTGAGAGTTGCAAGTGGTCTGCAACTCTCAATATCTGGTCCTTTGGGTATGTATTTTCCCCTCGAGTTTCTCACATTATTCCCCAAGGATCTGATAATAAGAgctgctgtgtgtctgtgcaagcCCTCAATTACCGTTGACTTTGCAGGGCCCTGAAGGTGTTTAGCACCTTGCAAGAGacactttgcaggactgggccataAAAATGAACACATgacactattattattactaccattttttccccagtgcTGGTTAGTTTCTATTAATGCTAATTCAAGATATGTGCATATTAAAGGAGAATATATATACCCTTTAGTCCTCTATTTAGATGTGGGCTTTGGGTTTTCTGGGAAACAAGGGTTAATTTAAAATCACCGTTCATTTTGAAAGGTGTCTACTGTGCACATGTAtcggggatagccgtgttagtctgtatccacaaaaacaacaaggagtccggtggcaccttaaagactaacagatttatttggacataagctttctgttagtctttaaggtgccaccggactccttgttgttactgaGCACATACTCTTcatactttatttattttattttattttttctaaatgttCTGTGTTCAGAAACATCATCCTCGTTGTTTTAATACTGTTCAATACATGTCTAGAGTCATAGATGTAGCCAGAGTGTTAAGACTTTTGTATTAACAACTCTTTATGGAGTTATATGCAGTGTGTGTGATGGAATATATTTTGAGCCATTATAGTATATTTGTTATGCTTCTCCTGCCAAGAGGTTTATTTTATGTATGTGACAATGCAACTCCCATTTACACATCATATCTTTCATCCAAGGTTCCCCcagggtgctttacaaacattcttTCATTAAGCCTCATCTGGGGCTGTACACTTTATggataggtaaactgaggtacacagCCATGCAGTGTCTTGCCTAAAGTCTCGCACAGCAAGTGACGGAGCTGAAAATAAAACACCGAAGTCTTCCCTCTCAGTCCCTTGCTTTAACTACTAGTCATCACTCCCTCTGACAATTACATTTGCCCTTCAGTAAGTGAACATACCTCAAGATCAAGAaatcttgtttttcattttccagCTCGGTAGACTGAGTAGAACCCAGAGTAACACCAAACCTGCATGAATATACTCTCCTCCCCTTTCTTTCTCTGCATGCCCCTGcctgctgctgcctcagttttAATTTTAACTTTGCTGCAATTTGTTATTGGTCAGCATCATTTTGCAGGACATGAGGAACAGTGTGCATTTCAGCTCCCTCCTCCACACTCCCAGAGCAGAGCATGAGTGATTTCATAGGGCTAGTGCGTGAAACAGGAACTGAAACTGACCATAACAGCGAAAGTGAGTATAGATAGTATTCTCGAATACACAAGcgaacaaactgaagaaatggtgagaattgggccctaaatgtTAATGTGAATTCTTCctattgttatgagctgggtgaaagcttattatgggttgagttaaaacccctTTAAAATGATGAGTGACTGTGCCCTTCCCTTAAGTTAGTTGTAAGAAACACTTGAGGGGCCACACCTAAAACAAGGCCTAATAGAATCTGCTCAGAAACTAACACCATGTGTGGGGGGTTCCACTGGGTATTGTGACCAGGAGTAAAGGAGtgggtgtgtgagtgagtgagagagagtgtgagggAAAGCAGAAGATATGGGTActaagaacagagagagaggcagagtcaAAAAGCACCAAAGCCAAGAGGTAGCCGGCGAGCccagtgtgaccctggaaaagctagagagagctcTTTTGGGTCTGTTGGCTAGAGAGGTTTGGGGCTGTAagctaagggcatgtcttcactagccagcactttaacatggctgtgtagtcacggcaccatgctgggagagagctctctcggctctataaaaaaaccaacctccacgaggggagtagctaccagtgctgggagcgcagctcccagcgctggtgcactgtctacactgccactttacagcattGAAACCTGCAGCACttgagggtgttttttcacacccctgagcgagaaagttgcagcgctgtaaagtagcaatgtagacagggcctaagaaACTTGTCTTGTTTTTGATTCCTCCTGCATTCGGAGAAGCagaactttgtacattctttgtaaataaacaaggtcggatcaaagaaatacctgactaccactgatttctcctcctaatgggaACATCTCCAGGGCCCTGAACTTTGATTAGCCACTTGGGTCAAAGGGGCAACAGTATTAGAAAATAGTTCAGAACTATTGAGACAtgtataataatactttgcagttGTTATATAGGACTTTTcaactgaggatctcaaagcacactaCAAAGATAAGTATCATCCCCATATACATCATGAAAG is a genomic window of Malaclemys terrapin pileata isolate rMalTer1 chromosome 4, rMalTer1.hap1, whole genome shotgun sequence containing:
- the USP49 gene encoding ubiquitin carboxyl-terminal hydrolase 49 isoform X2, translated to MDRCKHVGRLRLAQDHSILNPQKWHCKDCNTTESIWACLKCSHVACGRYIEEHALKHFEETKHPLAMEVNDLYVFCYLCEDYVLNDNPEGDLKLLRSSLSAIRSQKHDPSARSGRTLRSMALGEDVYSHQRTPQGQPQMLTALWHRRQSLLAKALRTWFDKSSRGRLKLEQKKQMEELERKKEAARQRRQEMKRRLLEELANTPPRKSARLLSHVHRENLIPRKFREMAASSPTSRRVQSSRFRQFYSIRRKPLMTPGVTGLRNLGNTCYMNSILQVLSHLQKFRECFLTLDLCETEELLAKTVNGKARMSGKLANGSAANESGRNDKMGSYGRQSLPAGLNGGSSISRSLELIQPKEPSSKHISLCHELHTLFRVMWSGKWALVSPFAMLHSVWSLIPAFRGYDQQDAQEFLCELLDKVQQELESEGTKRRILIPFSQRKLTKQVLKVVNTIFHGQLLSQVTCITCNYKSNTIEPFWDLSLEFPERYHSIEKGIVPVNQTECMLTEMLAKFTETEALEGRIYACDQCNSKRRKSSPKPLVLSEAKKQLMIYRLPQVLRLHLKRFRWSGRNHREKIGVHVLFDQVFGSTAMIPN
- the USP49 gene encoding ubiquitin carboxyl-terminal hydrolase 49 isoform X1 — translated: MDRCKHVGRLRLAQDHSILNPQKWHCKDCNTTESIWACLKCSHVACGRYIEEHALKHFEETKHPLAMEVNDLYVFCYLCEDYVLNDNPEGDLKLLRSSLSAIRSQKHDPSARSGRTLRSMALGEDVYSHQRTPQGQPQMLTALWHRRQSLLAKALRTWFDKSSRGRLKLEQKKQMEELERKKEAARQRRQEMKRRLLEELANTPPRKSARLLSHVHRENLIPRKFREMAASSPTSRRVQSSRFRQFYSIRRKPLMTPGVTGLRNLGNTCYMNSILQVLSHLQKFRECFLTLDLCETEELLAKTVNGKARMSGKLANGSAANESGRNDKMGSYGRQSLPAGLNGGSSISRSLELIQPKEPSSKHISLCHELHTLFRVMWSGKWALVSPFAMLHSVWSLIPAFRGYDQQDAQEFLCELLDKVQQELESEGTKRRILIPFSQRKLTKQVLKVVNTIFHGQLLSQVTCITCNYKSNTIEPFWDLSLEFPERYHSIEKGIVPVNQTECMLTEMLAKFTETEALEGRIYACDQCNSKRRKSSPKPLVLSEAKKQLMIYRLPQVLRLHLKRFRWSGRNHREKIGVHVLFDQVLNMEPYCCRDSLSSLDKETFVYDLSAVVMHHGKGFGSGHYTAYCYNTEGGFWVHCNDSKLNVCSVEEVCKTQAYILFYTQRTVQGKAGISETQLQAQVPSKNSDKDRRLTFP